The genomic DNA ATGAATTTACCCAAGTGACCAAGGTGATTTCTTATGCAGCTGTCCCCAGCTGCCTCCTCTCCTCAACAATCTAAGCCTAAGGAGTCTGTGTGATTCTTGAATCTAAGAAGACTGCTCTCCCTGCTGTGaacctcctttttccttttcttccacatGTGAAAATGGACAATGTTGAGAAATGACcctcatttcaattttttaaaaggaaatgttgATTTACCTAGCAACAGTGCCCAGCATCCCCAGAGGTACTCATGAAGCACATGGTGTTTGAAAGTGCAGGGTACAGGTGAGATTGAATCTAGAGGGGGATGGGTGCCAGGTAGTACATCAGGAAGGAGATGCAGAGGTGAGAACAAAGAAGGGTCTAGGTGTCCCATTACTTTTCTCTCACCTTCTGACCTAGCTGCATAACTTTATACAGTTACTAGAGCAAGCAGAGCTTGTTGTCAAAGTGGATGGCCTAGAGATGGCCTACCTCTGACCAAGGACATGCTTCTGGTTTTGCTACAGAGATGCAGCCAGCTAGAGGATGAAAGTAACTTCCTGGCACATagacaaatggggggggggaactggTCACTAAGCTACAAACTTTTGAGAAGGCTCAATTACCATTTAGAATTGACTGCATTATCAATTGGATGTTTCTTTCTATCTCAAaccacttccccctcccccaagtccTCTGCATCCTTTAAATATTAATTGGGGAGCATGTGTGCCAAGCTGTTACAGGAAATAAAGGGAAACAAACCAGATCTTTGGATGGGTTTAGACATTCCACCTTGAAGACAGATCCTCTTAATTTGCTTAGTACTGCAAAGCACACAGGCAGCAACCAGGGATCTATCTAGTCTGCATGGAAGCAGGAGTTAAGTTGCTTTGACAGAACTATGGAGAAAGATTCATATCTGAACTTAAAAAAGGTTAGGAAGAGTCCTGCAAAATGTTAACTTTCATTCCCCCACTCCCCTAGCCTCAAACATAGCACAGCCAAATAGTAACACAGCCACACCCAAGAgtgtacacacaaacacacacacacacacacacacacacacacacagagaagacCATTTATGTCTAATTTTGGAAACCCTTCAAGGGTTAAGAAAAATGGTTTCCTCTAACCCAAATAGGATAGCTCAACCCTGCCAGGATTGTACcaaaaaggagagaatgagagaccAGTGGCAAACTCAATTCAAGTCCACTACCGTCTACCTTCCAACAGACAGTCTCTAGAAAGACCTAGCATTTTCCTCCACCAGTGATTTTAAATCCTCttcctaagttaaaaaaaaaaagaaatgggagagagaaagaggaaggaaggtacAAATTGATGTGGACCACAATCATAAAAATCAGCCCTGGTactcattaccatcatcatcatcattatcatcatcatcatctgtcaTCTCAAGGGCCTATTCCACCTGCCTGTAATAGTGGTTGCACCTAGTGTACAGAATTGATGTCCAGTGTTTCAAAGAGAGGAGGCAGGAGATTTCCAATTGGAGGTTAGTAGGAGATAATGGTGCAAGCCCAGACCAGATCTCCAGTACCAGGGAGGTCTCCTTCCTTATCTgacagagaggaggaagaggaatgaCGGTTGAGCAAAAAGTGGTCTCTGGGAGATTTGCTTGTCTACTACAGTGTAGCTATTGTAGTCTGCCCTTGCAGAGGAAAGGAATACAACTTTATGGAAGGATATTTCACTCAGCAGCTTCCAACTCTGGGGTTAtcaccccagattttttttaataggctTTTCTTTGGCGAGGGAGGGGACAAGCTTGGGGCACTTAATCAATGGATGAAAATATCAATGTTCCTGGGAAATTCAACAGATCCATGAATGACATACCTTGCCTTCCCCCAAACAGTTTTGCAATAGAAGTAAACAGAGCATGCTGTATGAATGACCGGGACTCTTTCCTAGCTCCTTCATGCTTTTGGACTTCTGTCCCTTTCGGTGGGCCCCagttatttgggggaggggaaagtagaaaagaataaaattgccTGGGTCCTATGGCAGggaagatctaaaaaaaaaaagagtcatacTTCTTCCTCTACAAAGCCCTATTCTCGGTTTCCCGAATGAGGGGGTCACATCGTGGGGTGATTTCACAACCTGGATACACGATTAACACACGATTAACGATCAAGGTTAATTATCAAAAGATGAACTGGAAAAGTGGGAGGGCCTGCGGTAGATGGGGGTGAGGAGAGTAGAAGAGAATGGCTAATGATCAAAAGATGAACTGGAAAGTAGGAGGGCATGGAAGAGAATGGCCTcggggaaataaaggggaaggagaggcTAGGGGAACACGAGAGAAAAGCTGGATTTTACCTGCCAGGCTGTTGTAACAGTCGATCTCTACGGCTTCCACCGTCTTGCTCTGCTCCTCGGTTAGGTGGCCCAGCTTGGCCCCGTGGGCGGTGGAAGGTGCCTGGGTGTCCTTGTCCCGCTCCTCCAGAGCTGGCAGCAGTCCCTTGAGCTCCAGGAGCGCCCGGTGGTATTTGCCGATGGCTTCGCGGAATTTCTTGTCCTTGTAGCACTGCGCTCCTTGGTTTTTGAAATCCTGGGCTCTTTGAAGAAGCTCCCCGAGATCCGTCGCCGCCCCAGCCTGGCCCCGAGGGGCGCTGCCAGTGCTgccaccgccgccgccgccgcccgcgctGCCCAGAGCAGAGGACTTCaggggctgctgctgctgcccatCCCCTGCCAGGCGATGGCTGGCACTCAGCTTCGCTCCGCCCGAGCTGTTTCTCTCCATGCCCCAGTCTCTGCAGTTCACCGTGTTCAGGCTCGCCAGCTCACTGCGATCTTGCCAAGCCCTCCGGGATTCAGAAGCCCCAGAAGCGAGTCTCGGAGCCCCCAGTCTTTCTACAAGCCGTGACACTCCTTGGCTCTCTTTTGCCCCTTACTCCCATTCTTCTCTCCCGCGGCCAGAGCAGCTGGCTCCTTCTCCTATTCCTCgccgccctcctcctcctcctcctcctcctcctccgccctCCTTTCTACTCACCCCTCCCCGCCCCCGGATCCCCCcgttcctccccctttcctccaccCCCTCCAGCAACCTGCGAGGCTGTGGTCGGCCTCCGCTGCCTTTATTGCCGTGGTGCTGGGGATCGCGGGTGTGATTAGAAGGATGATAATTATTGTTGACCCGGAAGGAGCTTGCACACcgtggagagggaagaaaaatggcaaagaaaGCCCAACTCTCTCCCATTCAATCCAACCTTCAAGGCAAGGTctgaaaaagagggaaggaaggagagggaagggatagAGGAAGAACccggagaaaaaataaaaacaaagcacagGGAGGGGAAGATGGCCACGCAAAGTCTATATGTGCACACACCGAATCaaacatgcatgcatgtatgtatgtatgtatgtatgtattttaagaTAGTTGAGCCTGGAGTAGGTAAGGATGAGGCAAGAGAAACCAGATCCATCACCTTCTTGCCATTTGCAAGACAATACCGTGTTCTTAAAGGGAAAGTTTCCCGTTTAGGGGTTCCGAGTTGTGGCTAGGGTGTGAGTTTGCAAATACACATCTCTATCAAGTGCCTATCCAAGCGCGTATGAATTGGTTTAGATCGAGGTGC from Macrotis lagotis isolate mMagLag1 chromosome 4, bilby.v1.9.chrom.fasta, whole genome shotgun sequence includes the following:
- the TTC9 gene encoding tetratricopeptide repeat protein 9A; this encodes MERNSSGGAKLSASHRLAGDGQQQQPLKSSALGSAGGGGGGGSTGSAPRGQAGAATDLGELLQRAQDFKNQGAQCYKDKKFREAIGKYHRALLELKGLLPALEERDKDTQAPSTAHGAKLGHLTEEQSKTVEAVEIDCYNSLAACLLQAELVNYERVKEYCLKVLKKEGENFKALYRSGVAFYHLGDYDKALYYLKEARSRQPTDTNVIRYIQLTEMKLSRCSQREKETL